Proteins from one Acidiphilium multivorum AIU301 genomic window:
- a CDS encoding glycosyltransferase, whose protein sequence is MRIATVSTLYPNAMFPSHGIFVETRLRHLVADTGCAARVIAPVPYFPFRAPLFGRFGQWGRVPREDVRLGLDVLHPRYGVIPGISGAATPSLLYRAMCRGMERLHAAGFHPQLIDAHYLYPDGVAAARLARRLGLPLVITARGSDVTAWPAHRGPARQIRAAIRQADHLIAVSAALAEGLVSLGADPRSVTVLRNGVDLGRFVAIDPVLARERIGQQRRYLLSVGHLIPRKGHDRVIRALAILHRRGLGSHDLLIAGSGAEEPRLRRLAASLGLGGRVRFAGSIPQEDLHAYYSGADLLVLASSREGWANVLLESMACGTPAVASPAPGNAEVVRDPAAGLVAAANTPEALADAILTLLSSPPDRAATAGFAAAHDWRSISLGQARIFETVLARRGAAAGAPVEQAACA, encoded by the coding sequence ATGCGCATCGCCACCGTGTCCACGCTTTATCCCAATGCGATGTTTCCCTCGCACGGGATTTTCGTGGAGACGCGGTTGCGCCATCTCGTCGCCGATACCGGCTGCGCGGCGCGGGTGATCGCGCCGGTGCCCTATTTCCCGTTCCGTGCGCCGCTCTTCGGCCGGTTCGGGCAATGGGGCCGCGTGCCGCGCGAGGATGTTCGCCTCGGGCTCGATGTGCTGCATCCGCGCTACGGGGTGATTCCCGGCATCAGCGGTGCCGCGACGCCGTCGCTGCTCTACCGGGCGATGTGCCGGGGCATGGAGCGCCTGCATGCGGCCGGATTTCATCCGCAGCTGATCGATGCCCATTACCTGTATCCGGACGGTGTCGCCGCCGCGCGTCTGGCGCGGCGCCTGGGCCTGCCGCTGGTGATCACGGCGCGTGGTTCGGATGTCACCGCCTGGCCGGCGCACAGGGGGCCGGCCCGGCAGATCCGCGCCGCGATCCGGCAGGCGGATCACCTGATCGCGGTGAGTGCGGCACTGGCCGAGGGCCTGGTCTCGCTGGGCGCGGACCCGCGATCGGTCACGGTGTTGCGCAACGGCGTCGACCTCGGGCGGTTCGTCGCGATCGACCCCGTGCTGGCTCGCGAGCGGATCGGCCAGCAACGGCGGTATCTGCTCTCGGTCGGGCATCTGATCCCGCGCAAGGGGCATGACCGGGTGATCCGCGCGCTGGCGATCCTGCATCGGCGCGGCCTCGGCTCGCACGACCTGCTGATCGCCGGCAGCGGCGCGGAGGAGCCGCGGTTGCGCAGGCTCGCGGCGTCGCTCGGGCTGGGCGGGCGGGTGCGGTTTGCGGGCAGCATCCCGCAGGAAGATCTGCACGCCTATTATTCCGGCGCGGATCTTCTCGTGCTGGCGTCGAGCCGGGAAGGCTGGGCCAACGTGCTGCTCGAGTCGATGGCGTGCGGCACGCCGGCCGTCGCGTCGCCGGCGCCGGGAAATGCCGAGGTCGTGCGCGATCCGGCGGCGGGGCTCGTGGCCGCGGCGAACACGCCGGAGGCCCTGGCCGACGCGATCCTGACGCTGCTCTCATCCCCGCCCGATCGCGCGGCGACGGCGGGTTTTGCCGCGGCGCACGACTGGCGGAGCATCAGCCTCGGCCAGGCCCGGATTTTCGAGACCGTTCTGGCACGGCGCGGCGCGGCGGCGGGCGCGCCGGTCGAACAGGCGGCCTGCGCATGA
- a CDS encoding tetratricopeptide repeat protein: protein MTLSLAVAGMAGFAPAAHAGQPRSYQRAQAAVAHGKLLDARLDLLNAVRRHPHDGAAHALLGEVSLQLGDAVSAEREARKAIAAGYQPNRSLALLLRSYVAQGRSIALLHDFPIGSATGVHAAVIAVGRARANLVLARFDRAEADLARAAGFAPDAPGLYETRIDLAIARHDLAAARRMIAARLKVTPAAPALLRREAQLDIGEGQPARAATILQRANAADPLNTRGKLLLIQAHLAAGALPAAQAELKRAASLLPHSAGLAYFQATIDVDEHHWHRASALLDHLGGIATQLPGILYLRARTDAALGQPAAALTAAQKFAAQQPGDSAAQLLVATLAVRSGHYGVASRSLDKLAAAGKLDAQALDLRTAIEIHDHKWNQAEQDALQALKADPKDLAAGINLAELAQQRGDFKAAEQRYRAVLAGVPASASAVLTSVEIRLGSAALLANDAPTVTQMVAALDKQGATPAAAQLQAKLDFRRGDLDAARADLTRLLAARPGSVTAQLGLARVDLLTQRPDAALKRLTAVVKAHPADPRPVLALAALQRTMNQPDAALATLDRAHDRAPDNVAFVAAILQQRLAAKQFTEAGNLVSTLPAAMQRQPQILLLRAKLDAAQGRLDQAALNLQSLLAATPDDVTSRLALAHIDMARKQPQAAEAVIEAGLARDPRQLALMQARVGLALARHGAGAAEQEAKRLAAAPDHMPEAGALEGDLALSLHHWAKAAAAFKAAYDANPSPALAAGAIRADIQGGHRDAALALLKAASARFPDSVALSDMRGSVALSRGDLKAAAAEYAHSLRLAPQDAVALNNLAWIEAKSGKPDAEALAERAYVGAPTPQTADTLGWILLHGTPGKARRARAAALLDAAHREDPADPSIAYHDAAALARTGERGKAIAILKPIVTPKASFADHAAAAALLAKLERQG from the coding sequence GTGACACTGTCACTGGCCGTGGCGGGGATGGCGGGCTTCGCCCCCGCCGCCCATGCCGGGCAACCGCGCTCCTACCAGCGGGCGCAGGCGGCCGTGGCGCACGGCAAGCTGCTCGATGCGCGGCTCGACCTGCTGAACGCCGTCCGCCGGCATCCGCATGACGGCGCCGCGCACGCCCTGCTGGGCGAGGTCTCGCTCCAGCTCGGCGATGCCGTCTCGGCCGAGCGCGAGGCGCGCAAGGCCATCGCCGCCGGCTACCAGCCGAACCGCAGCCTGGCCCTGCTGCTGCGCAGCTACGTGGCCCAGGGCAGGTCGATCGCCCTGCTGCACGATTTCCCGATCGGCTCGGCCACCGGGGTCCACGCCGCCGTCATCGCCGTGGGGCGGGCGCGCGCCAACCTGGTCCTCGCCCGCTTCGACCGCGCCGAGGCCGACCTCGCGCGCGCCGCCGGTTTCGCGCCCGATGCGCCGGGCCTGTACGAGACCCGGATCGACCTCGCCATCGCCCGGCACGACCTCGCCGCGGCGCGGCGCATGATCGCCGCGCGGCTCAAGGTGACGCCGGCCGCGCCGGCCCTGCTGCGCCGCGAGGCGCAACTGGACATCGGGGAGGGCCAGCCGGCGCGCGCCGCAACCATCCTGCAGCGCGCCAATGCCGCGGACCCGCTCAACACCCGCGGCAAACTGCTGCTCATCCAGGCTCACCTGGCCGCCGGCGCGCTGCCCGCGGCGCAGGCCGAGCTCAAGCGCGCGGCTTCCCTGCTGCCCCATTCGGCCGGGCTCGCGTATTTCCAGGCGACGATCGACGTCGACGAACATCACTGGCATCGCGCCAGCGCGCTGCTCGATCATCTCGGCGGCATCGCCACGCAGCTGCCCGGCATCCTGTATCTTCGCGCGAGGACGGATGCGGCGCTCGGCCAGCCGGCCGCCGCGCTGACCGCGGCCCAGAAGTTCGCGGCGCAGCAGCCCGGTGACAGCGCCGCGCAGCTGCTGGTGGCCACGCTGGCGGTGCGGAGCGGTCATTACGGCGTCGCCAGCCGCAGCCTCGACAAGCTGGCGGCGGCCGGGAAGCTGGATGCCCAGGCCCTCGACCTGCGCACGGCGATCGAGATCCACGACCACAAGTGGAATCAGGCCGAACAGGACGCGCTTCAGGCCCTCAAGGCGGATCCGAAGGATCTCGCGGCGGGGATCAATCTGGCCGAGCTCGCCCAGCAGCGCGGCGACTTCAAGGCGGCCGAGCAGCGATACCGCGCGGTGCTCGCCGGGGTTCCCGCATCGGCGAGCGCCGTGCTCACCTCGGTCGAGATCCGGCTGGGATCGGCCGCGCTGCTGGCGAACGACGCCCCGACGGTAACGCAGATGGTCGCCGCGCTGGACAAGCAGGGCGCCACACCCGCCGCCGCGCAGCTGCAGGCGAAACTGGACTTCCGCCGCGGCGATCTCGACGCGGCGCGGGCCGACCTGACCCGGCTGCTCGCCGCCCGCCCTGGCTCGGTGACGGCGCAGCTCGGCCTCGCGCGGGTCGACCTGCTGACGCAGCGGCCGGATGCGGCGCTGAAACGCCTGACCGCCGTGGTGAAGGCGCATCCCGCGGACCCGCGCCCCGTGCTCGCGCTGGCCGCCCTGCAACGGACGATGAACCAGCCCGACGCCGCGCTGGCCACGCTCGATCGCGCGCATGACCGTGCCCCCGACAATGTCGCGTTCGTGGCGGCGATCCTGCAGCAGCGGCTCGCGGCGAAGCAGTTCACCGAGGCCGGCAACCTGGTCTCGACCCTCCCGGCCGCGATGCAGCGCCAGCCGCAGATCCTGCTCCTGCGCGCGAAGCTCGATGCCGCGCAGGGGCGCCTCGATCAGGCCGCCCTGAACCTGCAATCCCTGCTGGCCGCGACGCCGGACGACGTGACGTCGCGGCTGGCGCTCGCGCATATCGACATGGCGCGCAAGCAGCCGCAGGCGGCCGAAGCGGTGATCGAGGCCGGGCTCGCGCGCGATCCGCGCCAGCTCGCCCTCATGCAGGCCCGGGTCGGCCTGGCCCTGGCGCGGCACGGCGCCGGCGCGGCCGAGCAGGAGGCGAAGCGACTCGCCGCCGCGCCCGACCACATGCCCGAGGCCGGCGCGCTGGAAGGCGATCTCGCCCTGTCGCTGCATCATTGGGCGAAGGCGGCGGCCGCGTTCAAGGCCGCCTATGACGCCAATCCGTCGCCGGCGCTGGCGGCGGGCGCGATCCGCGCCGACATCCAGGGCGGCCATCGCGACGCGGCGCTGGCCCTGCTCAAGGCGGCGAGCGCCCGGTTCCCCGACAGCGTGGCGCTGAGCGACATGCGGGGATCGGTCGCGCTGTCCCGGGGCGACCTGAAAGCGGCCGCGGCGGAGTACGCACACTCCCTGCGCCTGGCGCCGCAGGACGCGGTGGCGCTCAACAATCTCGCCTGGATCGAGGCGAAATCCGGCAAGCCGGACGCCGAGGCTTTGGCCGAGCGCGCCTATGTCGGGGCGCCGACGCCGCAAACCGCCGACACACTCGGCTGGATCCTTCTCCACGGCACGCCCGGCAAGGCGCGGCGCGCGCGGGCGGCGGCGCTGCTCGATGCGGCGCACCGGGAAGACCCCGCCGACCCGTCGATCGCCTATCACGATGCCGCGGCGCTGGCCCGCACCGGCGAGCGGGGCAAGGCGATCGCGATCCTCAAGCCGATCGTCACGCCGAAGGCCTCGTTCGCCGACCATGCCGCGGCGGCGGCGCTGCTGGCGAAACTGGAGCGGCAGGGCTGA
- a CDS encoding putative O-glycosylation ligase, exosortase A system-associated produces MLHLLALAVPFLILLGMAMVRPMVGVIAFDWISLMNPQQDLFGTGAHLPWALGAALATVIGCLVAHEPRRFPMTSTQVLIVAFAGLITFNTLFALVPASVESHDYIQLIKSLGFALLAGALVTSRRRLHAVLWIMVISIGYYGVRGGGFALLTGGKDHVYGPANTFIGDNNQLAVALLMTIPLMNYLRLHAAHRAVRTGLLASMVLTLFAVVATYSRGGLIALAAMVARLWWNSRNRLTSFLLFGIVMATAISFMPADWKARMFTILHFHHSNSANERMTVWRDAFGIALHNPLTGGGFQATAMPGVIHRYFPMAQQRATHSIWFEVLGDQGFPALFVWIALNLNGLFMARRVARRARGNPALAWLVDFGRMTEVSIIAFMVGGSFLSLGYYDYFYMLLILVSSALVLLRAELPRVAAEAAPAAARGWRARGAVAQ; encoded by the coding sequence ATGCTGCATCTCCTGGCGCTGGCCGTTCCGTTCCTGATCCTGCTCGGCATGGCCATGGTGCGCCCCATGGTCGGGGTGATCGCGTTCGACTGGATCTCGCTGATGAACCCCCAGCAGGACCTCTTCGGCACCGGGGCGCATCTGCCCTGGGCGCTGGGTGCCGCGCTGGCGACCGTGATCGGCTGTCTCGTCGCGCATGAGCCGCGCCGATTTCCGATGACATCGACGCAGGTGCTGATCGTCGCCTTCGCCGGCCTGATCACCTTCAACACGCTCTTCGCCCTGGTGCCGGCCAGTGTGGAGAGCCATGACTACATCCAGCTGATCAAGTCGCTCGGCTTTGCCCTGCTCGCCGGCGCCCTCGTCACCAGCCGCCGGCGGCTGCACGCGGTGCTCTGGATCATGGTCATCTCGATCGGCTATTACGGCGTGCGCGGCGGTGGTTTCGCGTTGCTGACCGGCGGGAAAGATCACGTCTACGGCCCGGCCAACACGTTCATCGGCGACAACAATCAGCTCGCGGTGGCGCTGCTGATGACGATCCCGCTGATGAACTACCTGCGCCTGCACGCCGCCCATCGCGCGGTGCGGACGGGTCTGCTCGCGAGCATGGTGCTGACGCTGTTCGCCGTGGTCGCGACCTATTCGCGCGGCGGATTGATCGCCCTCGCCGCCATGGTCGCGCGGCTGTGGTGGAACAGCAGAAACCGCCTGACCAGTTTCCTGCTGTTCGGAATCGTGATGGCCACCGCGATCAGCTTCATGCCCGCCGACTGGAAGGCGCGCATGTTCACCATCCTGCATTTCCATCATTCGAATTCGGCCAATGAGAGAATGACGGTCTGGCGCGATGCGTTCGGGATCGCGCTGCACAATCCGCTAACCGGCGGCGGATTCCAGGCCACCGCCATGCCTGGCGTCATCCATCGCTATTTTCCGATGGCGCAGCAGCGGGCGACCCACAGCATCTGGTTCGAGGTCCTGGGCGACCAGGGATTCCCGGCGCTGTTCGTCTGGATCGCGCTGAACCTCAACGGCCTGTTCATGGCGCGGCGGGTGGCGCGGCGGGCGCGAGGCAATCCGGCCCTGGCCTGGCTGGTCGATTTCGGCCGCATGACGGAGGTTTCCATCATTGCCTTCATGGTCGGCGGATCGTTCCTTTCGCTCGGCTATTACGACTACTTCTACATGCTGCTGATTCTCGTGTCCTCGGCCCTGGTGCTGCTGCGCGCGGAATTGCCCCGGGTCGCCGCCGAGGCGGCGCCTGCGGCCGCACGGGGGTGGCGGGCGCGCGGGGCGGTCGCGCAATGA
- the prsK gene encoding XrtA/PEP-CTERM system histidine kinase PrsK yields the protein MNESGLGAAGIAVGLAYLALSVFVILARLPRQDRLNLPPVAWPLWRRTRLPMTLAAVATGAFALASSLLPPGSAVASGTWMAALLGWTGAVVILDAVSRGKRLRELPALQRGLLTALVVVFAAVTLTRALAPALGAAIAIEAQVVFAIAMLVLLENVMRNAEREILWHVSLPGVATGGLALVSLLLYAAVILQHRFSPPLIGARLALLVMVLPLFAAGAMRAIRWRPRRLHLSREAAFYSASLILGGSFMIVLGIVAELVRDYGTSLAGVIEWAIMFAGLLVLAILASSGSARSRLMVALSRHFAAAPYDYRQEWLRSIATLSADGGVSVAQRAIKALADTADSPSGILLTHDRQAARLRYSEGWNTALEIPAIPAGTDLFRQCCERTVVELDPEGVTAPFWLAVALPDPRASGPLGVVLLGRPRVAQPLHREMAALLTVVAGEISLVMAERQAAEALAVARRFEEAGKRFAFVAHDIKNIANQLGLLLDNSQRHMADPEFQADLIGTVRDSVDKIRAMIRRLDPSAADRAGRLDVGARLRHLLAHRGRVVLDEGDGHSIVAIDPITFDMIVNHLLDNALEAGTAAQTVIVALSHEPGRVTIRVIDQGRGMSAHFVRERLFRPFASTKAAGFGIGAFQTRELILQAGGSLDVESEEAAGTTMTIRLPTVHEPAAERLETAGIDHE from the coding sequence GTGAACGAATCCGGACTCGGCGCCGCCGGCATCGCCGTCGGCCTGGCCTATCTCGCTCTCTCGGTCTTCGTGATTCTCGCCCGGCTGCCGCGGCAGGACCGGCTGAACCTGCCGCCGGTCGCCTGGCCGCTCTGGCGCCGCACCCGCCTGCCGATGACGCTCGCCGCCGTGGCGACCGGCGCCTTCGCCCTCGCCTCGAGCCTGCTTCCACCCGGCTCGGCCGTGGCTTCCGGCACCTGGATGGCGGCGCTGCTCGGCTGGACCGGCGCGGTCGTCATCCTCGATGCGGTCTCCCGCGGCAAGAGGCTGCGCGAGCTGCCGGCCCTCCAGCGCGGCCTGCTGACCGCGCTCGTCGTCGTCTTCGCCGCGGTGACGCTGACGCGGGCGCTCGCACCGGCGCTGGGCGCGGCCATCGCCATCGAGGCCCAGGTCGTCTTCGCCATCGCCATGCTGGTGCTGCTGGAAAACGTCATGCGCAACGCCGAGCGCGAGATCCTGTGGCATGTCAGCCTGCCCGGCGTCGCCACCGGCGGCCTCGCGCTGGTCAGCCTGCTTCTGTACGCGGCGGTGATCCTGCAGCACCGCTTCAGCCCGCCGCTGATCGGCGCGAGACTCGCCCTGCTGGTCATGGTCCTGCCGCTCTTCGCCGCCGGCGCGATGCGCGCGATCCGCTGGCGGCCGCGTCGGCTGCACCTCTCGCGGGAGGCGGCGTTCTACTCCGCCAGCCTGATCCTCGGCGGCTCGTTCATGATCGTGCTCGGCATCGTCGCCGAACTCGTGCGCGATTACGGCACCAGCCTCGCCGGGGTCATCGAATGGGCCATCATGTTCGCCGGCCTGCTGGTGCTGGCGATCCTGGCGAGTTCCGGCTCGGCGCGCTCCCGCCTCATGGTCGCGCTCAGCCGCCATTTCGCGGCGGCGCCGTACGACTACCGCCAGGAATGGCTGCGCAGCATCGCGACGCTGTCCGCCGATGGCGGGGTCAGCGTCGCCCAGCGGGCGATCAAGGCGCTGGCCGACACGGCGGATTCCCCCAGCGGCATCCTGCTCACGCACGACCGGCAGGCCGCCAGGCTCCGCTACAGCGAGGGGTGGAACACCGCGCTCGAAATCCCGGCCATTCCGGCGGGGACCGACCTGTTCCGCCAATGCTGCGAACGCACGGTCGTCGAACTCGACCCCGAGGGCGTGACCGCGCCGTTCTGGCTCGCCGTCGCCCTGCCCGATCCGCGCGCGAGCGGCCCGCTCGGCGTGGTGCTGCTCGGCCGGCCGCGCGTCGCGCAGCCGCTGCACCGCGAGATGGCGGCGCTGCTCACCGTGGTCGCCGGCGAGATCTCGCTGGTGATGGCGGAGCGGCAGGCCGCGGAAGCCCTGGCCGTCGCCCGCCGCTTCGAGGAAGCCGGCAAGCGCTTCGCCTTCGTCGCGCACGACATCAAGAACATCGCCAACCAGCTCGGGCTGCTGCTCGACAACTCCCAGCGCCACATGGCCGACCCGGAATTCCAGGCCGACCTGATCGGCACGGTCCGCGATTCGGTCGACAAGATCCGCGCGATGATCCGCCGCCTCGATCCGTCGGCCGCCGACCGGGCCGGCCGGCTCGACGTCGGCGCCCGCCTGCGGCATCTGCTCGCCCATCGCGGCAGGGTGGTGCTCGACGAGGGAGACGGTCACTCGATCGTCGCCATCGACCCGATCACGTTCGACATGATCGTCAACCATTTGCTGGACAATGCCCTGGAGGCCGGCACGGCGGCGCAGACCGTCATCGTCGCCCTGTCGCACGAGCCCGGCCGGGTGACGATCCGGGTCATCGACCAGGGCCGCGGGATGAGCGCGCATTTCGTGCGCGAGCGCCTGTTCAGGCCCTTCGCCTCGACCAAGGCCGCCGGCTTCGGGATCGGCGCCTTCCAGACGCGCGAACTGATCCTGCAGGCCGGCGGATCGCTCGACGTGGAGAGCGAGGAAGCGGCCGGCACCACCATGACGATCCGCCTGCCGACGGTCCACGAACCGGCGGCGGAACGCCTCGAAACGGCCGGCATCGATCATGAGTGA
- a CDS encoding YoaK family protein, whose amino-acid sequence MDHANATFLTAADLTLAALAFASGSADIFAFLKFHDVFTSAMTGNTALLGLALGQGHVLAAQRSLAALLGYCSGSVAGTILNDAAARFRRALRLRLLIGAEAAFLAAVLVLWAVARHPVFGPHLYVLIVAGAFAMGMQSIAAKEINLPGINTVVVTNTLTLVMSAVGAALRRSLRHRRPDLSPFTPITLRQSGMLGVYLAGAALSGFLAESLSRAIAIPALAAALLAFATAGRFRDRPRAVLPGA is encoded by the coding sequence ATGGACCACGCCAACGCCACCTTCCTCACCGCGGCCGATCTCACCCTCGCCGCCCTCGCCTTCGCCTCGGGCAGCGCGGACATCTTCGCCTTCCTGAAATTCCACGACGTCTTCACCTCGGCGATGACCGGCAACACCGCGCTGCTCGGCCTCGCGCTGGGGCAGGGGCACGTCCTCGCCGCCCAGCGCTCGCTCGCCGCGCTGCTCGGCTACTGCTCCGGCAGCGTCGCCGGCACCATCCTGAACGATGCCGCCGCCCGGTTCCGCCGCGCCCTCCGGCTGCGCCTGCTCATCGGCGCCGAAGCCGCCTTCCTCGCCGCGGTCCTCGTCCTCTGGGCGGTGGCGCGGCATCCCGTCTTCGGCCCGCACCTCTATGTCCTCATCGTCGCCGGCGCCTTCGCCATGGGCATGCAGAGCATCGCCGCCAAGGAAATCAACCTCCCCGGCATCAACACCGTCGTCGTCACCAACACCCTGACCCTGGTGATGAGCGCCGTCGGCGCCGCCCTGCGCCGCAGCCTCCGCCACCGCCGGCCGGACCTCTCGCCCTTCACGCCCATCACCCTCCGCCAGTCCGGCATGCTGGGCGTCTACCTCGCCGGCGCCGCCCTGTCCGGCTTCCTCGCCGAATCCCTGTCCCGGGCCATCGCCATCCCCGCCCTCGCCGCGGCGCTGCTCGCCTTCGCCACCGCCGGCCGCTTCCGCGACAGGCCCCGCGCCGTGCTGCCCGGCGCGTGA
- the prsR gene encoding PEP-CTERM-box response regulator transcription factor — protein MSEPTVPEPSLLIVEDDPGLRRQYRWAFPGRTVLVAGDRDQAIDQARRARPEVAIIDLGLPPDPDGISEGLAILDALFRELPAIKVIVATGNGRRENALLAIGRGAHDFFEKPVDIEILRIIVDRAFRLAALERENRRLSNMVGPSPLPRVIAGSETMLKTCRTIEKLAPATAPVLLLGESGTGKEILARALHDLGPRADGPFIAINCGAIPEPLLESELFGHEKGAFTGAIKQTPGRIELAQGGTLFLDEIGDLPLALQVKLLRFLQEGVIERVGGRRPIPIDARIVSATHQDLDGLVAAGRFRLDLLFRLNIVSVRIPPLRERGGDAVLLARFFLRRFAQDQNRQGLAFSEAAIAALMRHGWPGNVRELENRVRRAVIMAEGQQIEAADLDLADGALAPLPDLRSARREAEREAVQLALARADGSMVAAAKLLGISRPTLYALIDSLGLSDDVRADRAADAADPSGPDEP, from the coding sequence ATGAGTGAGCCCACCGTCCCCGAGCCGAGCCTGCTGATCGTCGAGGACGATCCGGGCCTGCGCCGGCAATATCGCTGGGCGTTCCCCGGCCGCACCGTCCTCGTCGCGGGCGACCGCGACCAGGCCATCGACCAGGCGCGCCGGGCGCGGCCCGAGGTGGCCATCATCGATCTCGGACTGCCGCCCGACCCCGACGGCATCAGCGAGGGGCTGGCCATCCTCGATGCGCTCTTCCGCGAGCTTCCGGCGATCAAGGTGATCGTGGCGACCGGCAACGGCCGCCGCGAGAACGCGCTGCTGGCGATCGGGCGCGGCGCCCACGACTTCTTCGAAAAGCCGGTCGATATCGAGATCCTGCGGATCATCGTCGACCGCGCCTTCCGGCTGGCCGCGCTGGAGCGGGAGAACCGCCGCCTCAGCAACATGGTGGGGCCGAGCCCGCTGCCGCGCGTCATCGCCGGCTCCGAGACCATGCTCAAGACCTGCCGGACGATCGAGAAGCTCGCGCCGGCGACCGCGCCGGTCCTGCTGCTGGGCGAAAGCGGCACCGGCAAGGAGATCCTCGCCCGGGCGCTGCACGATCTCGGCCCCCGCGCGGACGGCCCCTTCATCGCGATCAATTGCGGCGCGATCCCCGAGCCCCTGCTGGAGTCCGAGCTGTTCGGGCACGAGAAGGGCGCCTTCACCGGCGCCATCAAGCAGACGCCGGGCCGGATCGAACTGGCCCAGGGCGGCACGCTCTTCCTCGATGAAATCGGCGACCTGCCGCTCGCCCTGCAGGTCAAGCTGCTGCGCTTCCTGCAGGAGGGCGTGATCGAGCGGGTGGGCGGGCGGCGCCCGATCCCGATCGACGCGCGGATCGTGTCCGCGACCCATCAGGATCTCGACGGGCTGGTCGCCGCCGGCCGGTTCCGGCTCGATCTGCTGTTCCGCCTGAATATCGTCAGCGTCAGGATCCCGCCGCTGCGCGAGCGCGGCGGCGACGCGGTCCTGCTGGCGCGCTTCTTTCTCCGGCGCTTCGCCCAGGACCAGAACCGTCAGGGACTCGCCTTCTCCGAAGCGGCGATCGCCGCGCTGATGCGGCATGGCTGGCCGGGCAACGTGCGCGAGCTGGAAAACCGGGTGCGCCGCGCCGTCATCATGGCCGAAGGCCAGCAGATCGAGGCGGCCGACCTCGACCTGGCGGACGGCGCGCTCGCGCCGCTGCCGGACCTGCGCTCGGCGCGCCGCGAGGCGGAGCGTGAAGCCGTCCAGCTCGCGCTGGCCCGGGCCGACGGCTCGATGGTCGCCGCGGCGAAGCTGCTCGGCATCAGCCGTCCCACCCTGTACGCGCTGATCGACAGCCTGGGCCTGAGCGATGACGTCAGGGCGGACCGCGCCGCCGACGCCGCCGACCCGTCCGGACCCGACGAGCCATGA
- a CDS encoding sugar transferase encodes MMIVDPKHRFPLVRFMPYGDQLAELPHFASPVTRAPAAPDLQVRREGRLARASRRVFDVTMSLVMAVFLAPVMLLAALAIAIDSPGPVFYRQTRVGLNGRPFRITKFRSMRRDAEGAGVAVWAATEDPRITAVGRILRKYRIDELPQFFDVLRGDMSIIGPRPERPEFVAILRESIPDYDLRHAVKPGITGLAQVRYAYGASVEDARIKHIYDTEYLRKRSFLLDGKILIETVSVVLFGKGAR; translated from the coding sequence ATGATGATCGTCGATCCGAAGCATCGGTTTCCGCTGGTCCGCTTCATGCCTTATGGCGATCAGCTTGCAGAACTGCCGCATTTCGCCTCGCCGGTCACCCGCGCCCCTGCCGCGCCCGACCTGCAGGTCCGGCGGGAGGGGCGCCTGGCCCGCGCCTCCCGCCGGGTCTTCGACGTCACGATGAGCCTCGTCATGGCGGTCTTTCTCGCCCCCGTCATGCTTCTCGCCGCCCTCGCCATCGCCATCGACAGTCCCGGCCCGGTCTTCTACCGCCAGACCCGCGTCGGCCTGAACGGCCGGCCGTTCCGCATCACCAAGTTCCGCAGCATGCGCCGCGACGCCGAGGGAGCGGGCGTCGCCGTCTGGGCCGCGACCGAGGATCCGCGCATCACCGCGGTCGGCCGCATCCTGCGCAAATACCGGATCGACGAGCTGCCCCAGTTCTTCGACGTCCTGCGCGGCGACATGAGCATCATCGGCCCGCGCCCCGAGCGTCCCGAGTTCGTCGCGATCCTGCGCGAGTCGATCCCCGACTACGATTTGCGCCACGCGGTGAAGCCGGGCATTACCGGTCTCGCTCAAGTGCGCTATGCTTACGGCGCCTCGGTCGAGGATGCGCGGATCAAGCACATCTATGACACCGAGTACCTCAGGAAGAGGTCGTTCCTGCTCGATGGAAAAATTCTGATCGAAACCGTTTCGGTCGTATTGTTTGGCAAGGGCGCACGGTGA